One segment of Spirochaetales bacterium DNA contains the following:
- a CDS encoding TIGR04013 family B12-binding domain/radical SAM domain-containing protein: protein MKDKAAIVFYYNKPNRNSINALVGAIENEEGIDTIPLYLLYTKEELCGQFGSIAGRAKNVIVCFSFLTTQVFEMKGILDHVRSVSAGNIITIAGGAHPTALPVDVLRMGFDFVVRGEGEGALISILKRIVDERPVKNIPGIFYLDGQGEIASSPAQHYLDLDRYPSIAVKHRLYGPIELTRGCPHACTFCQLPYMEDSTVVRHRSVENVCAHIEQMRRAGIGDFSFISTNTLSYGSEDGRSSSRRSLEQLLEGMRNAAGKDGNIFLGSFPSEVRPELVTPEVCELLSRYVDNKKLVIGAQSGSDRLLEQCRRNHTVTDVYNATENALTAGFEPHLDFLFGIPGETEEDDDRSMKAIEKLVHMGAAIHVNTYIPLPSRPQEASPSSYRNSRLRQFLRTYTGKGILYGQWEKQEATAHRIERYLKKPGCPL, encoded by the coding sequence GTGAAGGATAAAGCCGCTATCGTTTTTTATTATAACAAGCCGAATCGAAACAGTATCAACGCCCTTGTCGGCGCCATAGAAAATGAAGAAGGCATCGATACCATACCCCTTTATTTGCTTTATACAAAAGAAGAACTGTGCGGGCAGTTTGGGTCGATAGCCGGCCGTGCAAAGAACGTGATTGTCTGTTTCTCTTTTTTAACCACCCAGGTTTTTGAGATGAAAGGAATTCTCGATCATGTAAGAAGCGTATCAGCCGGCAATATCATAACAATCGCCGGTGGAGCTCATCCGACGGCCTTGCCGGTGGATGTATTGCGCATGGGTTTCGATTTTGTCGTCAGGGGGGAAGGGGAGGGAGCCCTCATCTCTATACTAAAACGGATAGTGGATGAACGGCCGGTGAAAAACATTCCGGGGATCTTTTATCTCGACGGTCAGGGAGAGATCGCCTCGTCGCCGGCACAACATTACCTTGACCTTGACCGGTATCCTTCGATAGCGGTAAAACACCGTTTATACGGACCGATCGAGTTGACCCGAGGCTGTCCTCATGCCTGTACGTTCTGTCAATTACCGTATATGGAAGACAGTACGGTGGTAAGGCACAGGAGTGTGGAGAATGTATGCGCGCACATTGAACAGATGCGTCGTGCCGGTATCGGGGATTTCTCTTTTATCTCCACCAATACACTCTCATATGGTTCGGAAGACGGGAGGTCCTCATCCCGCCGGTCACTCGAACAACTCCTCGAGGGAATGAGAAACGCGGCGGGAAAAGATGGTAATATATTTCTTGGTTCGTTTCCTTCTGAAGTTCGTCCGGAGCTTGTTACCCCCGAAGTTTGTGAGCTTCTATCGCGGTATGTCGATAACAAAAAGCTTGTAATCGGCGCGCAATCGGGAAGCGACCGGCTGCTCGAGCAGTGCCGCAGAAACCATACTGTCACGGATGTTTATAATGCGACGGAAAACGCGCTAACGGCCGGATTCGAACCCCACCTCGATTTTCTTTTCGGTATTCCCGGCGAAACGGAAGAGGATGATGACCGATCGATGAAGGCTATTGAAAAACTGGTGCACATGGGGGCAGCCATTCATGTCAATACCTATATTCCGCTTCCTTCCCGGCCGCAAGAGGCAAGTCCGTCATCGTACAGGAACTCCAGGCTCAGACAATTCTTGAGAACATATACGGGAAAGGGAATCCTGTACGGCCAGTGGGAAAAACAGGAAGCGACGGCACACCGGATCGAACGTTACTTGAAAAAACCGGGATGTCCCCTGTAA
- a CDS encoding STAS domain-containing protein yields MDIRIKKEDTIVTVYIDGNIDINGGDMLSEKLNEIMFIKNVTHVIFTMENVNSITSAGIGKLLNFYKYLNGRNASMEIKGVSDVLYEQFIEIHLDRIFPISKS; encoded by the coding sequence ATGGATATTAGGATCAAAAAAGAAGATACGATTGTAACGGTCTATATCGACGGAAATATCGATATCAATGGCGGAGATATGCTTTCCGAAAAACTCAATGAAATCATGTTCATTAAAAATGTCACGCACGTGATTTTCACCATGGAAAATGTCAATTCCATTACTTCCGCGGGGATAGGAAAATTACTTAATTTTTACAAATATTTAAACGGCAGAAATGCATCAATGGAAATAAAAGGGGTTTCAGATGTTCTTTATGAACAGTTTATCGAAATACACCTTGATCGCATATTTCCCATAAGCAAATCCTGA
- a CDS encoding PP2C family protein-serine/threonine phosphatase, translated as MVFLVGDNKKKQKKIRHVLEKSNIRCKEIPWNEINIEEDGLYLFISPPQNNKAFSLFNRLLKRENIIITLFNNHRKGIPENNHYLNLPRDTNAYILKAIVKWSLSQKIHTSRLKSANEQLNLRKQEIVTELTLASELQKSLLPKELPKDLPINFVHRYLPHTYIGGDFFDIIRIDQEHVGIIIADVSGHGVSAAFITAMFKSVFNHYAFSEYSPSSLLNKMNQEFVNNIKGHYITGFYAIIDTGRMKCTYCNAGHPRQLIFHRNGDIRELGSPGFFIGMFETTEFEDRIIDVYPGDRLFFFTDGIIEVIDADNLQFGKKNLIRLIREGKEEDIVNLSNKIITHVMMYMKENFFPDDITVLIAELMEDI; from the coding sequence TTGGTTTTTCTTGTTGGTGATAACAAGAAGAAACAAAAGAAGATAAGGCACGTCCTTGAGAAATCGAACATACGCTGCAAGGAAATCCCGTGGAATGAAATAAATATCGAAGAGGACGGACTGTATCTCTTTATCTCTCCTCCCCAAAACAACAAGGCATTTTCCCTTTTCAACAGACTCCTCAAGAGAGAAAACATCATTATTACCCTGTTCAATAACCACAGAAAGGGAATACCGGAAAATAATCATTATCTCAACCTTCCCAGAGATACGAATGCATATATCCTGAAAGCCATTGTCAAATGGTCACTATCTCAAAAAATCCACACTTCCCGCCTGAAAAGCGCGAACGAACAGCTTAATTTGAGAAAACAGGAGATAGTGACCGAACTCACGCTTGCGAGCGAACTTCAGAAGAGTCTGCTTCCAAAGGAACTGCCAAAAGATCTCCCGATCAATTTTGTTCACCGCTATCTCCCCCATACATACATCGGCGGTGATTTTTTCGACATCATCCGTATCGATCAGGAGCATGTCGGCATTATTATCGCCGATGTATCGGGGCATGGCGTTTCCGCCGCCTTTATCACAGCCATGTTTAAGAGTGTCTTCAATCATTACGCCTTCAGCGAGTATTCACCGTCTTCCCTCTTGAACAAAATGAATCAGGAGTTCGTCAACAATATCAAAGGCCATTATATAACGGGATTTTACGCAATAATCGACACCGGCCGCATGAAGTGTACCTATTGCAATGCCGGACATCCCCGTCAACTGATCTTTCATCGCAACGGCGATATCAGAGAATTGGGCTCCCCCGGCTTTTTTATCGGCATGTTCGAGACGACCGAGTTTGAAGACAGAATAATCGACGTCTATCCGGGTGACAGATTATTCTTCTTCACCGACGGCATTATCGAAGTTATCGACGCGGACAATTTACAGTTCGGCAAAAAAAATCTGATAAGACTAATCAGGGAAGGAAAGGAGGAAGATATCGTAAACCTTTCCAACAAGATTATTACCCATGTCATGATGTACATGAAAGAAAATTTTTTCCCCGATGACATTACGGTTCTGATTGCCGAACTCATGGAAGATATATGA
- a CDS encoding alpha-amylase has translation MNEKKDLLNHPEDAVSAGQLNAMGLIDEILHYIIYLYRKEKNPEIIGKAMDFLEKKIGKKKLEKTLHGFTQEFPPVKIYKGETGLNEYIIGETAGISHTHQILEEMINLWVANNNPAFMPYAELFDDTKLRQHTAYKKIMELLHDFFDNEEPFGPDKQNLIDMIRSPAIASPNSLKGQIMYIIDKWGMLIGKFLFRLLSSLDFIREEEKMRGFGKPDFLPYDYSLESEYERFSADKDWMPNLVLIAKHTFVWLDQLSRKYGRSISRLDQIPDEELDTLARWGFTGLWLIGLWERSQASKLIKNHCGNPDAAASAYSVYDYNIAEELGGYDSLLNLRDRCWKRGIRLASDMVPNHTGIYSKWIREHPDWFIQLPYPPFPSYSFSGHNYSEDPRVGVYIEDHYYNRSDAAVVFKRVDFHTGETRYIYHGNDGTHMPWNDTAQLDFLNPEVRKAVINTIIHVAKLFPIIRFDAAMTLAKKHYQRLWFPVPGSGGDIPSRAEHGMGSEDFNRAIPIEFWREVVDTVAREAPDTLLLAEAFWLMEGYFVRTLGMHRVYNSAFMNMLKMEDNQKYRLTIKNTMEFDPEILKRFVNFMNNPDEDTAVAQFGKDDKYFGVCIMMVTMPGLPMFGHGQIEGYTEKYGMEYRRAYWEEQPDWQLVGRHEREIFPLLKKRYVFTHVRNFLLYDFYTPEGWVNENVFAYSNRNGMERGLVIYNNKYEYARGWIRASASFAVKSVSGDRHLVQKSIGEGLALRNEGNYFTIFKDYITGLQYIRNSKELWDCGLYVELSAFKYHVFLDFREVCDNEYRHYAQLNANLSGTGVYSIDEELKEIVLKSIFEALRSILNKEVLCGLREGKITSPDLPPDHTLPERVKEASLNFYNAIKDFCKSLRNVNDITEIMNMKLEQVQMIEVFFEMNGFPEKGKAKKMREYFAAIVTEKPDVYLTLYCWVFFHLIGYIIDDEKATFQARSWMDEWLFGKKIYLALVDSGMEPADAWHGVEIIKILISHQAWNDIKGPRKNHPYLFLYKLFQDEDVRNYLQVNRFEGILWFSKERFDSLLRWLFAVSCVQSTLFDKSERVKIVTDNYRIIEKCLEAENESSFRVEKLLDVLDEQGKKKGRITKHEK, from the coding sequence ATGAATGAAAAAAAAGATTTGCTAAACCATCCGGAAGATGCCGTCAGCGCGGGACAGCTTAACGCAATGGGACTCATCGATGAAATTCTCCATTATATCATATATCTCTATCGAAAAGAAAAGAATCCCGAAATTATCGGTAAAGCGATGGATTTCCTGGAAAAAAAGATCGGGAAAAAGAAATTGGAAAAAACGTTACACGGATTTACACAGGAGTTTCCGCCTGTAAAAATATATAAAGGTGAAACGGGTCTGAATGAATATATTATAGGCGAGACGGCCGGGATATCTCACACGCACCAGATTCTCGAAGAGATGATCAATTTATGGGTCGCGAATAACAACCCCGCCTTCATGCCTTATGCTGAACTTTTCGATGATACGAAATTGAGACAGCATACGGCTTATAAAAAAATAATGGAACTGCTTCATGATTTTTTTGACAACGAGGAACCATTCGGTCCGGATAAACAGAATCTTATCGATATGATAAGAAGTCCTGCAATCGCTTCCCCCAATTCGCTCAAGGGTCAAATTATGTACATCATAGATAAATGGGGTATGTTGATTGGAAAGTTCCTTTTCCGTTTGTTGAGCAGTCTTGATTTCATTCGTGAAGAAGAAAAAATGCGCGGATTCGGGAAACCGGATTTTCTGCCGTATGATTACTCGCTTGAAAGCGAGTATGAACGATTCAGCGCCGACAAAGACTGGATGCCGAATCTTGTCCTGATTGCAAAACATACGTTTGTCTGGCTTGATCAGCTTTCCAGGAAATACGGCAGGAGCATTTCACGCCTCGATCAGATTCCCGACGAGGAACTCGATACGCTCGCCCGCTGGGGATTCACCGGTCTCTGGCTGATCGGCCTTTGGGAACGGAGTCAGGCGTCAAAACTGATAAAAAACCATTGCGGCAACCCGGACGCCGCCGCTTCCGCTTATTCGGTGTATGATTACAATATCGCGGAAGAACTCGGGGGATATGATTCGCTTCTGAACCTGAGAGATCGGTGCTGGAAGCGGGGAATACGGCTTGCGAGCGATATGGTACCGAATCACACCGGGATTTATTCGAAATGGATAAGGGAGCACCCGGACTGGTTCATACAATTGCCGTATCCGCCATTCCCGTCGTATTCCTTTTCGGGACATAATTATTCTGAAGACCCGCGGGTCGGCGTGTACATAGAAGATCATTATTACAATCGGAGCGATGCCGCCGTCGTCTTTAAACGCGTCGATTTTCATACGGGCGAAACCCGCTACATTTACCATGGAAATGACGGGACGCACATGCCGTGGAATGATACGGCCCAGCTCGATTTTCTGAATCCGGAAGTGAGAAAGGCGGTTATCAATACGATTATACATGTTGCAAAGCTGTTTCCAATAATACGGTTTGATGCCGCCATGACACTCGCGAAAAAACATTACCAGCGGCTGTGGTTTCCAGTACCGGGTTCGGGCGGTGATATTCCTTCCCGTGCCGAGCACGGGATGGGCAGTGAAGATTTTAACAGGGCGATACCCATCGAGTTCTGGCGTGAGGTGGTGGACACCGTCGCGCGTGAAGCGCCCGATACCCTGCTTCTGGCGGAAGCGTTCTGGTTGATGGAAGGTTATTTTGTCAGAACACTCGGTATGCACCGTGTGTACAACAGTGCTTTCATGAACATGCTAAAAATGGAAGACAACCAGAAGTACAGGCTCACGATCAAGAACACAATGGAATTCGATCCGGAAATATTAAAACGGTTTGTCAATTTCATGAATAATCCGGATGAAGATACCGCCGTGGCGCAATTCGGCAAGGATGATAAATACTTTGGTGTCTGTATCATGATGGTGACGATGCCGGGACTTCCGATGTTCGGACACGGGCAGATTGAAGGATACACGGAAAAATACGGTATGGAATACAGACGCGCCTACTGGGAAGAACAACCGGACTGGCAGCTTGTCGGCAGGCATGAACGGGAAATTTTCCCGTTACTGAAAAAAAGATACGTTTTCACGCATGTCCGGAATTTTCTCCTCTATGATTTTTATACTCCGGAAGGCTGGGTCAATGAGAATGTATTTGCGTATTCAAACAGAAACGGTATGGAGCGGGGTTTGGTCATTTATAACAACAAATACGAGTACGCGCGGGGCTGGATACGCGCATCGGCGTCATTTGCCGTCAAATCCGTCTCCGGCGACCGGCATCTGGTACAAAAATCTATCGGTGAAGGACTTGCCCTGCGTAATGAGGGAAATTATTTTACGATTTTCAAGGATTATATCACCGGATTGCAATATATACGCAATTCAAAGGAACTCTGGGATTGCGGATTATATGTTGAATTGAGTGCATTCAAGTACCATGTTTTTCTGGACTTCAGGGAGGTTTGTGATAACGAATATCGTCACTATGCCCAGCTTAACGCAAATCTTTCGGGGACAGGGGTATACAGCATCGATGAAGAACTCAAGGAGATAGTTTTAAAATCGATATTCGAGGCCCTTCGTTCCATTTTAAATAAAGAGGTACTGTGCGGTCTCAGAGAAGGGAAAATCACCTCTCCCGATTTACCGCCGGATCACACATTGCCCGAACGTGTAAAAGAAGCGTCTTTAAATTTTTATAACGCTATAAAAGATTTTTGCAAAAGCTTAAGAAACGTCAATGACATCACGGAAATCATGAACATGAAACTCGAACAGGTTCAAATGATCGAGGTGTTTTTTGAAATGAATGGTTTTCCCGAAAAAGGAAAAGCGAAGAAAATGAGGGAATATTTTGCAGCTATAGTGACGGAAAAGCCCGATGTCTATCTCACATTGTATTGCTGGGTGTTTTTTCACCTTATCGGATATATTATCGATGATGAAAAAGCGACATTTCAGGCAAGAAGCTGGATGGATGAGTGGCTTTTCGGGAAAAAAATATATCTTGCACTCGTGGATTCCGGGATGGAACCGGCAGATGCATGGCATGGCGTTGAGATTATCAAAATACTCATTTCACATCAGGCGTGGAATGATATCAAGGGCCCGCGTAAAAATCATCCCTATTTATTTCTCTACAAACTCTTTCAGGATGAGGATGTCAGAAATTATCTTCAGGTAAACAGATTCGAGGGGATTCTCTGGTTCAGCAAAGAAAGATTCGATTCACTGCTGAGATGGCTGTTCGCCGTTTCCTGTGTCCAGAGTACCCTTTTCGATAAATCCGAAAGAGTGAAAATTGTGACGGATAACTATCGTATTATCGAAAAATGTCTCGAGGCGGAAAATGAGTCATCCTTCCGGGTTGAAAAGCTTCTCGATGTGCTCGACGAACAGGGAAAGAAAAAAGGGCGAATCACAAAGCATGAGAAATAG
- a CDS encoding 4-alpha-glucanotransferase — MNFGDLDHFYTGVAVSVSALRSESSCGIGEFTDIELLGKWCSVCGFEIIQILPVNDTGRERSPYSALSALALHPIYIRLDMVPGADRYGKEIKDFRVACENKPHVDYEGVLAFKLELLWKIFYDNKEQIMKDEKVTEWIAKNQWVKPYAVYYHFKKKYNFNHWKSWPVMQSPTKEDIETCWEENPDGSYFHSWVQYHCENQLKRATLYCERAGIYLKGDIPIMMNEDSADIWMYRKYFNLDFSAGAPPDMFSHLGQNWDFPVFDWAAMEKDNYFWWRMRLRQAAKFYHCYRIDHVLGFFRIFRIPVKETTGILGYFHPTQYITSDQLKKAGFAPERIKWMSVPHIIKDDIVQKTGEMAEYVIDQYMDQINNEPLYHLKPEYCGEGIIEDLDEENFIKRNLLQWYRDRTLIRVSDNTFHHLWNFNETTAYKSLSPDEKKSIDEMIKGNEKKAEKIWAKEGTRLLGMLKESTGMFMCAEDLGAVPRCVPEVLLSLSILSLKIERWTREWDKQGQPYIPVEKYPRLSVCTPSVHDTSTIRGFWELEMSDEEKKKYCEHIKLKTAETDEYTPAIAEAIIKNNLRANSIFCIFQIQDILSLFNELRVISPEDERVNVPGTVTERNWSYRIYSTLEFLINYDKLNDYLRGLLMERKRRSLKKSPNEK, encoded by the coding sequence GTGAATTTCGGTGATCTGGATCATTTTTATACTGGTGTTGCTGTTTCCGTATCCGCTTTGCGGAGTGAATCGAGTTGCGGAATCGGTGAATTCACCGATATTGAACTTCTGGGGAAATGGTGTTCCGTTTGCGGATTCGAGATTATTCAGATACTGCCGGTCAACGATACGGGCCGCGAACGGTCTCCCTATAGTGCGTTGAGTGCGCTTGCACTTCACCCCATTTACATCCGGCTGGATATGGTGCCGGGTGCGGATCGATACGGGAAAGAAATAAAGGATTTCAGGGTGGCATGTGAAAATAAACCGCATGTCGATTATGAGGGGGTTTTGGCATTCAAACTCGAACTACTATGGAAAATATTCTATGATAATAAAGAACAGATAATGAAAGATGAAAAGGTGACGGAATGGATCGCAAAGAATCAATGGGTAAAACCGTATGCAGTCTATTATCATTTTAAAAAAAAATATAACTTCAATCACTGGAAATCATGGCCGGTTATGCAGAGTCCGACCAAAGAGGATATTGAGACATGCTGGGAAGAAAATCCGGATGGCTCATATTTTCATTCCTGGGTACAGTATCATTGTGAGAACCAGCTAAAGCGGGCAACGCTCTATTGCGAACGGGCAGGGATATATCTCAAAGGCGATATTCCCATTATGATGAATGAAGACAGCGCCGACATCTGGATGTACAGAAAATATTTTAATCTTGATTTTTCCGCGGGCGCACCGCCGGATATGTTTTCACATCTGGGACAAAACTGGGATTTTCCGGTATTTGACTGGGCAGCGATGGAAAAAGATAATTATTTCTGGTGGAGAATGCGATTACGGCAGGCGGCGAAATTCTATCACTGTTACAGAATTGATCATGTCCTTGGATTTTTCAGAATATTTCGTATACCGGTCAAAGAAACGACCGGTATACTTGGTTATTTCCATCCGACGCAATATATCACTTCCGATCAACTGAAAAAGGCCGGATTTGCACCGGAGAGAATAAAGTGGATGAGTGTCCCCCATATTATAAAGGACGATATTGTGCAGAAGACGGGAGAAATGGCGGAGTATGTGATCGATCAATATATGGATCAGATAAATAATGAGCCGCTCTATCATTTAAAACCGGAATATTGCGGGGAAGGAATAATTGAGGACCTCGACGAAGAAAATTTCATAAAAAGAAATCTTCTGCAATGGTACAGGGACAGAACGCTTATACGTGTTTCGGATAATACGTTTCACCATCTCTGGAATTTTAACGAGACAACGGCCTATAAATCCCTCAGTCCCGATGAAAAAAAAAGTATCGATGAAATGATAAAAGGAAATGAAAAAAAAGCCGAAAAGATATGGGCAAAAGAAGGTACCAGACTCCTGGGAATGTTGAAAGAAAGTACGGGTATGTTTATGTGCGCCGAAGATCTGGGGGCTGTTCCCCGTTGTGTTCCCGAAGTACTCCTGAGTCTTTCGATACTGAGTCTCAAAATAGAACGGTGGACGCGTGAATGGGACAAACAGGGCCAGCCGTATATACCGGTTGAGAAGTATCCCCGATTATCCGTCTGCACACCGTCCGTCCACGATACAAGTACGATACGCGGCTTTTGGGAACTGGAGATGTCCGATGAAGAAAAAAAGAAATATTGCGAACATATCAAGCTGAAAACCGCTGAAACGGATGAATACACACCGGCGATTGCCGAAGCGATCATTAAAAATAATCTTCGTGCGAACTCTATATTTTGTATTTTTCAGATACAGGATATTCTTTCCCTTTTCAATGAATTGCGTGTTATAAGTCCCGAAGATGAGCGGGTAAATGTTCCGGGAACGGTGACGGAACGAAACTGGTCATACAGAATATATTCGACGCTTGAGTTTCTCATCAATTATGATAAACTCAATGACTATCTCCGCGGGCTTCTTATGGAAAGGAAACGGCGAAGTCTCAAAAAAAGTCCAAATGAAAAATGA
- a CDS encoding chorismate mutase, with protein MELDIIAAKLEGLEETIIHRLIDRAQFRFNEIIYQEGMSGFEGSQGMSLLHIRLRYQEEMDALFGRYRQPEERPFCGNPGDPRRLVSIPDSELRIEDYDKVNLTKEIMESYIALVTKICRPGDDKQYGSSVVADVYALQAIAERVHYGSLYVAECKFQKNPERYKKLISSGDTKAITDALTRKEVEDKIMDRIVDKVFYIQAKVNREIRHVIDPKVIREYYRHYIIPLTKEGETRYLLNRII; from the coding sequence ATGGAACTCGATATTATTGCCGCTAAACTCGAAGGCCTCGAAGAGACGATCATACACCGTCTTATCGACAGGGCACAATTCCGCTTCAATGAAATAATATATCAGGAAGGGATGAGCGGTTTTGAAGGTTCTCAGGGCATGAGTCTTCTTCACATCCGGCTGCGATACCAGGAAGAAATGGATGCTCTTTTCGGCCGGTATCGCCAACCGGAAGAACGCCCTTTCTGCGGAAACCCCGGCGATCCCAGACGGCTTGTTTCAATCCCGGATTCGGAATTGAGGATTGAGGATTATGATAAAGTGAATCTTACAAAGGAAATAATGGAAAGCTATATCGCGCTTGTCACCAAAATCTGCAGACCGGGTGACGACAAACAATACGGCTCGAGTGTCGTCGCAGATGTGTACGCCCTTCAGGCGATAGCCGAACGCGTCCATTATGGTTCCCTCTATGTCGCCGAATGCAAATTTCAGAAAAATCCCGAACGCTACAAGAAGCTTATTTCCTCGGGTGACACAAAGGCGATTACGGATGCCCTTACCAGAAAGGAAGTGGAGGATAAGATAATGGACCGAATCGTTGACAAGGTTTTCTATATTCAGGCAAAGGTAAACAGGGAGATCCGTCATGTCATCGATCCCAAAGTGATCCGGGAATATTACCGGCACTACATCATTCCACTCACAAAAGAGGGCGAAACACGGTATCTCCTTAACCGCATCATTTAA
- a CDS encoding cupin domain-containing protein produces the protein MDITVEKMNDDEMKKRGISSWPVWTKEVSEFDWHYDSMEECYLLEGNVSVVTDDGKEVEFGKGDFVTFPKGLSCRWRITKPVRKHYNFK, from the coding sequence ATGGATATAACTGTCGAAAAAATGAATGATGACGAAATGAAAAAAAGAGGAATATCCTCATGGCCGGTCTGGACAAAAGAAGTATCCGAGTTTGACTGGCACTATGACAGCATGGAGGAATGTTATCTCCTTGAAGGCAACGTCAGTGTCGTGACGGATGACGGAAAAGAAGTCGAATTCGGCAAAGGGGATTTTGTCACCTTTCCGAAAGGGCTTTCATGCAGGTGGCGGATAACAAAACCGGTGCGAAAGCATTATAACTTTAAATGA
- a CDS encoding glutamate-5-semialdehyde dehydrogenase, with protein sequence MKRDEELKIIKNQSVTLASIDGHIKNKALTEIKKALREKKDEIVKANNIDIVNAKNEHLSAPLLKRLVCNENTIDSLCRGIDVLSGMEDPVGRTLCATELDKGLDLYKVSSPIGVIGIVFESRPDALVQISTLCLKSGNAVILKGGREAINTNRILADIVRDSAVRAGFPASWLTLLETREDVNEILKLHQYIDLLIPRGSREFITYIIEHTSIPVLGHADGICHVYVDEDADPEMACSVTVDAKCQYVAVCNAAETLLVHAGCAETLLPKIHGSLKERGVVMRGCEKTVSIIPVPPAGEDDWKTEYLDLELSIKVTENIDEAIDHINTYGSHHTDTIVTSNKKSASEFLKRVDSACVFVNCSTRFSDGYRFGLGAEVGISTGKIHARGPVGIEGLLIYRWLLVGGGHIVADYAGDGGRRFTHIPLKKRLDIDNIHLDSSR encoded by the coding sequence GTGAAACGAGATGAAGAACTGAAAATAATCAAAAACCAGTCCGTCACCCTCGCTTCGATTGACGGCCATATAAAAAACAAGGCATTGACGGAAATCAAAAAAGCACTCCGGGAAAAAAAAGACGAAATCGTCAAGGCCAACAATATCGACATCGTAAACGCGAAAAATGAACACCTTTCCGCCCCGCTTCTCAAACGACTTGTCTGTAATGAAAATACGATCGACTCGCTGTGCAGGGGGATCGATGTGCTTTCCGGGATGGAAGATCCCGTCGGTAGAACGCTGTGTGCAACGGAACTCGATAAAGGCCTTGACCTCTATAAAGTAAGCTCGCCCATCGGGGTGATCGGGATCGTTTTTGAATCACGGCCCGACGCACTCGTTCAGATATCGACACTCTGCCTGAAAAGCGGTAATGCCGTCATTCTCAAAGGGGGCCGCGAAGCGATCAATACGAACCGGATTCTTGCCGACATTGTCAGGGATTCGGCCGTCAGGGCCGGTTTTCCGGCGTCATGGCTGACCCTCCTCGAAACACGGGAGGATGTCAATGAAATCCTGAAACTGCATCAGTATATCGATCTTCTCATTCCCCGCGGTTCAAGGGAGTTCATCACCTATATCATAGAGCACACGAGTATTCCGGTTTTAGGACACGCGGACGGAATCTGCCACGTTTATGTTGACGAAGATGCCGATCCCGAAATGGCGTGCTCCGTCACCGTTGATGCCAAATGTCAATACGTCGCCGTTTGTAATGCAGCCGAAACGCTTCTTGTCCATGCCGGTTGCGCCGAAACTTTGCTTCCCAAAATCCACGGGTCCCTCAAGGAACGCGGTGTCGTCATGCGCGGCTGTGAAAAGACCGTCTCCATCATACCGGTCCCTCCTGCCGGGGAAGACGATTGGAAAACCGAGTATCTCGATCTGGAACTCTCGATAAAAGTCACGGAGAATATCGATGAGGCGATTGATCACATCAATACATATGGATCCCATCATACCGATACGATTGTGACCTCAAACAAAAAAAGCGCGTCCGAATTCCTGAAACGTGTCGATTCGGCCTGTGTATTCGTCAATTGCAGCACACGCTTTTCTGACGGGTACCGGTTCGGACTCGGTGCCGAAGTCGGTATAAGCACGGGAAAAATCCATGCACGGGGACCCGTCGGTATCGAAGGATTACTTATATACCGGTGGCTCCTCGTCGGGGGCGGTCATATCGTTGCCGATTACGCCGGGGACGGAGGTCGCCGGTTCACCCATATACCGCTGAAAAAGAGGCTTGACATCGACAATATACATCTTGATTCGTCAAGGTAA